From Channa argus isolate prfri chromosome 18, Channa argus male v1.0, whole genome shotgun sequence, the proteins below share one genomic window:
- the LOC137104208 gene encoding gasdermin-E-like — MFAATAKALVKSLGAQGDLIYNGNANERIEMLTLVKVRQRTFWPIITYSITNQSLLELLEEADVSPEYSVDVLMEDFKILKAVGGRGAAEAKGPYVRLDLGNVQLSMDTMDKVSSITLKKKTVDVDKLRTRCNDKKLNKKILDMLKVRETEKLAFVDQTVYNTIPVNFSGKCKHDGCISVCKMFFKFRVSGVKKQEMSFTVPEESIFAYSLMQITTEDGTLGIMPKIKEVRQYNPGWWSISTDEGKPCQTLQEVAKEIQLKEQLLQPLADLPESTRHDLQETLQELLKDRCALALLEEIWDQGSTGESDCPQSVSSFMELLKTSNTSTSQKDAVHLLISALDTLPDDLPELLTSCSPETLRVLNQLVDRLKGDGQTKLPESLPQGEELRWVVELLCSTNQMLEDLSDQWDRPEFPPGVMLEVLSLVVRGLSLMQPRTDS; from the exons ATGTTTGCAGCGACAGCTAAGGCGCTTGTGAAAAGTCTCGGCGCTCAGGGCGACCTCATCTATAATGGAAATGCTAATGAAAGAATTGAGATGCTGACTCTGGTCAAAGTCAGACAGAGGACTTTCTGGCCAATTATCACATACTCTATCACCAACCAATCACTGCTCGAACTTCTGGAGGAAGCAGACGTGTCTCCAG AATATTCAGTGGATGTTTTGATGGAAGACTTTAAAATCCTGAAAGCTGTTGGTGGGAGAGGTGCCGCAGAGGCCAAAGGACCTTATGTCAGACTGGACTTAGGTAACGTCCAACTGTCTATGGACACAATGGACAAAGTGTCGTCCATCACGCTGAAGAAAAAGACAGTGGACGTTGACAAACTGAGAACGAGATGCAATGATaa gaAGCTGAATAAGAAGATCCTGGACATGTTGAAagtgagggagacagagaagttGGCTTTTGTTGACCAGACCGTCTACAACACCATCCCTGTGAATTTTTCTGGCAAATGTAAACATGACGGCTGCATCTCagtgtgtaaaatgttctttaagtTCAGAGTGTCG GGGGTCAAGAAGCAGGAGATGAGCTTCACTGTGCCAGAAGAGTCAATATTCGCCTACAGCCTCATGCAGATAACAACTGAGGACGGGACACTGG GAATCATGCCCAAAATCAAAGAAGTGAGGCAGTACAACCCAG GATGGTGGAGCATCAGCACAGATGAAGGGAAGCCCTGTCAGACTCTACAGGAAGTGGCCAAAG AGATACAGTTGAAAGAGCAACTCCTGCAGCCGCTGGCAGACCTTCCTGAGTCGACTCGTCATGATCTGCAGGAAACTCTCCAAGAGCTTCTGAAGGACAGATGTGCTCTGGCTCTGCTGGAGGAAATA TGGGACCAGGGCAGCACAGGAGAGTCTGACTGTCCACAGTCTGTCTCTTCATTCATGGAGCTTCTGAAAACCTCCAACACCTCCACCTCTCAGAAGGATGCAGTTCACCTGCTGATCAGCGCCTTGGACA CTCTACCTGATGATCTACCTGAACTTCTGACCTCCTGCAGTCCTGAAACACTGAGGGTTCTCAACCAGCTG GTGGACAGACTGAAGGGGGACGGTCAGACCAAACTCCCAGAGTCCCTGCCTCAGGGGGAGGAGCTCCGCTGGGTGGTGGAGCTCCTCTGTTCCACCAATCAGATGCTGGAAGACCTGAGTGACCAGTGGGACAGACCAGAGTTCCCACCTGGAGTCATGCTGGAGGTCCTGAGCCTCGTGGTTCGGGGACTCAGCTTGATGCAGCCCAGGACTGACTCATGA
- the LOC137104206 gene encoding uncharacterized protein, translating to MDSSAANGCSSVTPREVSEELSHQAASFIRLWDKKEARMRDLLDEIKDMAIQIKKLHTKSKRSCYTGAVSAGVTIGAGIAVPFAGGLGFAITAALTSAAAGGALFGFKIKQFRTEEECLKQIKQFLKIVNRLQHELEEILKVCEDLQRESDKAETCDVSSLKSNLVKLFESTEMLRTADGVKELTGQCPMVFGEFQDIKTQLEEFRGSTECGSSSEISSESSPLILQQQDVSQQIELNPNTDHNPKKDQGNSTLDSAGGNHLIGGGTQTENLHTGLETNNENVSEMSPLILQQQDKENRTESR from the coding sequence ATGGACTCGAGTGCAGCAAACGGATGCAGCAGTGTGACTCCACGTGAGGTTAGTGAGGAACTCTCCCATCAGGCAGCTTCATTCATTAGACTCTGGGACAAAAAAGAGGCCAGGATGAGAGATCTGCTCGATGAGATTAAGGACATGGCCATTCAAATCAAAAAGCTGCACACGAAATCCAAGAGGAGCTGCTACACGGGAGCTGTTAGCGCAGGAGTCACAATCGGAGCTGGAATAGCAGTTCCCTTCGCCGGGGGTTTGGGCTTCGCAATAACAGCAGCACTGACTTCTGCGGCTGCAGGTGGTGCTCTGTTTGGATTCAAAATCAAACAGTTCAGAACAGAGGAAGAGTGtctgaaacaaatcaaacagtTCTTGAAGATTGTTAATCGTCTGCAGCACGAGCTGGAAGAAATCCTGAAGGTGTGTGAAGATCTCCAGAGAGAATCGGACAAAGCCGAGACGTGCGACGTCAGCAGCCTGAAGAGCAACTTAGTGAAGCTGTTCGAGTCTACAGAGATGCTCAGAACTGCAGACGGGGTCAAAGAGCTCACAGGCCAGTGCCCCATGGTGTTTGGAGAGTTTCAAGACATAAAGACACAACTGGAGGAGTTCAGAGGAAGCACTGAGTGTGGCAGCAGCTCTGAGATCAGCTCTGAGTCGTCCCCGCTAATTCTGCAGCAACAAGACGTCTCTCAACAGATCGAGCTGAACCCAAACACTGACCACAACCCCAAGAAAGACCAAGGAAACTCAACTCTGGATTCAGCTGGTGGAAATCATCTGATTGGAGGaggcacacagacagagaatcTCCACACTGGGTTAGAAACCAACAATGAGAACGTCTCTGAGATGTCTCCACTCATCCTGCAGCAACAGGACAAAGAGAACCGAACCGAGTCCAGATAG
- the LOC137104211 gene encoding uncharacterized protein → MMDSSVRKRWTREHQADFSALPADVSHHAALFIKLCDSNELRMRQVVDDLQDISAKLQRLQSRSEKCSVLGVFSAAVGVGAALAVLIAQVSGGLSLAASAAAGYVAAAAAVFAFRAKTSTTEEELVKKIKEFLDIVTLLQSELENIQRLCEDVQRESSGAETESVFSLRTNVLQQFLTVAKLRGSITAGCVTELSDQCENVFDQFRNVKRSLEEELRGRGEAENVQTLQTRD, encoded by the coding sequence ATGATGGACTCCAGTGTACGGAAGAGATGGACAAGGGAGCATCAAGCCGACTTTTCTGCTTTACCAGCAGACGTGTCTCATCATGCAGCTTTATTCATCAAACTGTGCGACAGCAACGAGCTCAGGATGAGGCAGGTCGTGGATGACCTGCAGGACATCTCTGCTAAACTGCAACGTTTGCAGAGTCGCTCAGAGAAGTGCAGCGTTTTAGGAGTGTTTTCGGCGGCGGTGGGTGTTGGAGCAGCCCTGGCTGTGTTAATAGCGCAGGTCAGTGGAGGCTTGAGCTTAGCAGCGTCGGCAGCAGCAGGTTACgtagctgcagctgctgctgtgttcgCTTTCAGAGCAAAAACGtcaaccacagaagaagaactTGTGAAGAAGATTAAGGAATTCCTGGATATTGTTACTCTGCTGCAGAGTGAGCTGGAAAACATCCAGCGTCTGTGTGAGGATGTGCAGAGGGAATCATCTGGAGCCGAGACGGAGAGCGTCTTCAGCCTGAGGACCAACGTCCTGCAGCAGTTCCTCACTGTCGCCAAGCTCAGAGGCTCCATCACTGCGGGCTGTGTCACAGAGCTGAGCGATCAGTGTGAGAACGTGTTCGATCAGTTCAGGAACGTGAAGAGGAGCCTGGAGGAGGAGCTCCGAGGAAGAGGAGAGGCCGAGAACGTGCAGACTCTCCAGACGCGTGACTGA